A genomic stretch from Komagataeibacter xylinus includes:
- the lpxA gene encoding acyl-ACP--UDP-N-acetylglucosamine O-acyltransferase, translating into MDERRDKAPEIHPSSIVSSQARIGSGVRIGPWCTVGPDVEIGDNAELISHVVIDGHTTLGEGVVCYPFTTVGMAPQDLKYRGEPTACVVGARTIIRENVTIHRGTATGTGVTRIGPDCLIMANSHVAHDCTLGRGVIIVNNVVMGGHVTIGDDARIMGAAALHQFVRIGRAALVGGVCGVEADVIPYGSVLGNRARLVGLHWIWLRRNGVQPDEIRRMRQAFRALYPKAAHATGTVFQTRLEHVRKTYADDARVVEILDFIAAPSHRGLVRVQGGDMIESDGA; encoded by the coding sequence CTGGATGAACGGCGTGACAAAGCGCCTGAAATCCATCCGTCATCCATTGTTTCCAGCCAGGCGCGCATTGGCAGCGGGGTCCGGATCGGGCCGTGGTGCACGGTCGGGCCTGATGTCGAGATCGGCGATAATGCCGAACTGATCTCGCATGTGGTGATTGACGGGCACACCACGCTGGGCGAAGGGGTCGTGTGCTACCCGTTCACCACCGTGGGCATGGCGCCGCAGGACCTGAAATACAGGGGCGAGCCGACCGCGTGCGTGGTAGGGGCCCGCACCATCATCCGTGAAAACGTGACCATCCATCGTGGCACGGCCACCGGTACGGGCGTCACCCGCATCGGGCCGGACTGCCTGATCATGGCCAACTCCCATGTGGCGCATGACTGCACGCTCGGGCGTGGGGTGATCATCGTCAACAACGTGGTCATGGGCGGCCATGTCACGATTGGTGATGATGCCCGCATCATGGGGGCGGCTGCACTGCACCAGTTCGTGCGCATCGGCCGTGCGGCCCTTGTGGGCGGTGTGTGCGGCGTGGAAGCCGACGTGATCCCGTATGGCAGTGTGCTGGGCAACCGTGCGCGGCTGGTGGGGCTGCACTGGATCTGGCTGCGGCGCAATGGCGTGCAGCCCGATGAGATCCGGCGCATGCGCCAGGCCTTCCGTGCGCTGTATCCCAAGGCGGCCCATGCGACCGGTACCGTGTTCCAGACCCGACTCGAGCACGTGCGCAAGACCTATGCCGATGATGCGCGCGTGGTTGAAATTCTTGATTTTATCGCAGCTCCCAGCCATCGCGGGCTTGTACGCGTGCAGGGCGGCGACATGATCGAGAGCGATGGCGCCTGA
- the fabZ gene encoding 3-hydroxyacyl-ACP dehydratase FabZ, whose amino-acid sequence MDKEVEALPADAKPATLESIDIMRIMEAIPHRYPFLLIDRMVDIVLGQSAVGIKNVTVNEPHFQGHFPARPVMPGVLIIEAMAQTAATLVVLTLGQAFEGKLVYFMTIDGAKFRRPVGPGDQLHIHVEKERSRANVWKFKGVARVDGVSVAEATFSAMIMG is encoded by the coding sequence GTGGATAAAGAAGTAGAGGCACTGCCAGCGGACGCCAAGCCTGCGACCCTGGAATCGATTGACATCATGCGGATCATGGAAGCGATTCCCCATCGCTATCCGTTCCTGCTGATTGACCGCATGGTCGATATCGTGCTGGGGCAGTCGGCGGTTGGCATCAAGAATGTCACGGTCAACGAGCCGCATTTCCAGGGGCATTTTCCTGCCCGTCCCGTCATGCCGGGCGTGCTCATCATCGAGGCGATGGCCCAGACCGCGGCAACCCTCGTGGTGCTGACGCTCGGGCAGGCCTTCGAGGGCAAGCTGGTCTATTTCATGACCATCGACGGTGCGAAGTTCCGCCGCCCCGTAGGCCCGGGCGACCAGCTGCACATTCATGTGGAGAAGGAACGCAGCCGCGCCAATGTCTGGAAGTTCAAGGGCGTTGCGCGCGTTGATGGCGTGTCCGTTGCCGAGGCAACATTCAGCGCCATGATCATGGGGTAA